Proteins from one Planctomyces sp. SH-PL62 genomic window:
- a CDS encoding BatD family protein — translation MSPVHAHHGQSSLRPWRRKGLLAGIAVFLMLGSNLRAEDLTVRARARGERILVGQGVDVFVDVGAREQRPKLEPPALKGARMWLVEEAFRPLGLSAIGGSVASDNAFSTRFRLVATAPGRLDVPPIVARLGDRSGRSKALRFTVENPPVAGRPPGFLGGVGDFTASAEVDPGQVRMGGEVTYRIRVQGPGAWGMTTGPDLGRLRGSSIEPRLERLADETSDEPPGRAFVFRVRPMKSGEVVLPPVSIAAFDPRIDRYITRATNGVPLKVVAVPDFDAGGLDYRPPTPDASARRIAVGLALGMLTLAAVGLFALRKRIAAAWRRRFPGGAREARRFAAEAGARLGDDAGSVEDLARRMIEALVEYARKAVGRPPGALTPGEAEAAVARASGSNELGRRAASLAARCDQILFAARGSGGGSVEGDRLKEDARELFEALGRSAGRKR, via the coding sequence ATGAGCCCCGTTCACGCACACCACGGCCAATCCTCCCTTCGCCCCTGGCGGAGGAAGGGTTTACTGGCGGGGATCGCGGTCTTCCTCATGCTCGGCTCGAACCTGCGGGCCGAGGACCTGACGGTCCGCGCGCGGGCGAGAGGGGAGCGGATCCTGGTGGGGCAGGGGGTGGACGTGTTCGTGGACGTGGGGGCGAGGGAGCAGCGGCCGAAGCTGGAGCCGCCCGCGCTCAAGGGGGCGCGGATGTGGCTCGTCGAGGAGGCGTTCCGCCCCCTGGGGCTGAGCGCGATCGGCGGGAGCGTCGCGAGCGACAACGCGTTCTCCACCCGGTTCCGACTCGTCGCGACGGCGCCGGGACGGCTCGACGTGCCGCCGATCGTCGCGAGGCTCGGCGACCGATCGGGTCGGAGCAAGGCCCTCCGGTTCACGGTCGAGAATCCGCCGGTCGCGGGTCGGCCGCCCGGGTTCCTCGGGGGCGTCGGCGACTTCACCGCCTCGGCCGAGGTCGATCCGGGTCAGGTGCGCATGGGGGGTGAAGTGACCTATCGAATCCGCGTTCAGGGCCCCGGCGCGTGGGGGATGACGACTGGGCCGGACCTGGGTCGACTGCGCGGGTCGTCGATCGAGCCGCGGCTGGAAAGGCTCGCGGACGAGACGTCCGACGAGCCGCCGGGTCGGGCGTTCGTCTTCCGGGTCCGGCCGATGAAGTCGGGCGAGGTCGTCCTGCCGCCGGTTTCGATCGCGGCATTCGATCCTCGCATCGATCGCTACATCACCCGAGCGACGAACGGCGTCCCGCTCAAGGTGGTCGCCGTTCCGGACTTCGACGCCGGCGGACTCGACTACCGACCGCCGACCCCGGACGCCTCGGCGCGACGGATCGCCGTGGGGCTCGCGCTGGGGATGCTGACTCTGGCGGCGGTCGGCCTGTTCGCGCTCCGAAAGCGGATCGCGGCGGCCTGGCGTCGGCGGTTCCCCGGCGGCGCTCGCGAGGCGAGACGGTTCGCGGCCGAAGCCGGCGCACGGCTCGGCGACGACGCGGGGAGCGTGGAAGACCTGGCGCGACGGATGATCGAGGCCCTGGTGGAATATGCGAGGAAGGCCGTCGGGCGGCCCCCCGGCGCCTTGACGCCGGGCGAGGCCGAAGCGGCCGTGGCGAGGGCCAGCGGCTCGAACGAACTGGGTCGTCGCGCGGCGAGTCTCGCCGCGCGTTGCGATCAGATCCTGTTCGCCGCCCGCGGATCGGGCGGCGGGTCGGTGGAGGGGGACCGCCTGAAGGAGGATGCCCGGGAACTGTTTGAAGCTCTCGGGCGGTCGGCGGGTCGGAAGCGGTGA
- a CDS encoding DEAD/DEAH box helicase translates to MIRSVKEAPASGFRSMGLSPSMLKALAIARYHTPSPIQAEFIPHALDGQDVLGQAKTGTGKTAAFGIPLIEMLEARGRGPQAIILAPTRELTQQIVVELKKLAQNRADVSICGLYGGEPIDRQIRVLSRGLDIAVGTPGRVLDHIERHTLYLGDIFHLVLDEADRMLDIGFRPDIERIMRQLPVPHQTMLLSATISPEIRTLSHRYMHEPIELNLSTDEPSVETIQQFYVSVNHDRKMELLVHLLKRDQPRQCIVFTRTKRGADRLAERLRRTIPGVAAIHGDLAQTARDRVMAGFRAGSIPILVATDVVGRGIDVAGISHVVNYDIPDDPENYVHRIGRTGRMGKDGVAYLFVGPDQGEPLTEIETLINKVIPSHKVEGFEVVRSSSNAPKAKELFNTVVNRSFASR, encoded by the coding sequence TTGATTCGTTCAGTCAAGGAGGCGCCCGCCTCGGGCTTCCGCTCGATGGGCCTGAGCCCCAGCATGCTCAAGGCCCTGGCGATCGCCAGATACCACACCCCCTCACCGATCCAGGCCGAGTTCATCCCCCACGCCCTCGACGGCCAAGACGTCCTTGGGCAGGCCAAGACGGGGACCGGCAAGACCGCCGCCTTCGGCATCCCGCTGATCGAAATGCTGGAAGCCCGGGGCCGAGGCCCGCAGGCCATCATCCTGGCGCCGACCCGCGAACTCACCCAGCAGATCGTCGTCGAGCTGAAGAAGCTGGCGCAGAACCGCGCCGACGTGTCGATCTGCGGGCTCTACGGCGGCGAACCCATCGACCGCCAGATCCGCGTCCTGAGCCGCGGCCTGGACATCGCCGTCGGCACCCCCGGCCGCGTGCTCGACCACATCGAGCGCCACACGCTGTACCTCGGGGACATCTTCCACCTGGTCCTCGACGAGGCCGACCGGATGCTCGACATCGGGTTCCGGCCCGACATCGAGAGGATCATGCGGCAGCTCCCCGTCCCCCACCAGACGATGCTGCTCTCGGCCACGATCAGCCCCGAGATCCGCACCCTCAGCCACCGCTACATGCACGAGCCGATCGAGCTGAACCTGTCGACCGACGAGCCTTCGGTCGAGACGATCCAGCAGTTCTACGTCTCGGTCAACCACGACCGGAAGATGGAGCTGCTCGTCCACCTGCTCAAGCGCGATCAGCCCCGCCAGTGCATCGTCTTCACCCGGACCAAGCGCGGCGCCGATCGGCTGGCCGAGCGGCTTCGGCGGACGATCCCCGGCGTCGCGGCGATCCACGGCGACCTCGCCCAGACGGCCCGCGACCGCGTCATGGCCGGCTTCCGCGCCGGTTCGATCCCGATCCTGGTGGCGACCGACGTCGTCGGCCGCGGCATCGACGTCGCCGGCATCAGCCACGTCGTCAACTACGACATCCCGGACGACCCGGAGAACTACGTCCACCGCATCGGCCGCACCGGCCGCATGGGTAAGGACGGCGTCGCCTACCTGTTCGTCGGCCCGGACCAGGGCGAGCCCCTGACCGAGATCGAGACCCTCATCAACAAGGTGATCCCGTCTCACAAGGTCGAAGGGTTCGAGGTCGTCCGATCTTCCTCCAACGCCCCCAAGGCCAAGGAACTCTTCAACACCGTCGTCAACCGCTCGTTCGCGTCCCGCTGA
- a CDS encoding RNA polymerase sigma factor, which yields MDDLLLVEAIRSGDPQAPRELIARFQGVVFGLCFRMLNHRHDAEDAMQETFVRALRGIFGFDATRPIRPWLLEIAANRCRTALASRARRPPSAEPSWIVDQADLRSVPPDPDDLAGELELALGRLRPEYRLVFALFHEQGLSYEEVAQAVGRPIGTVKTWLHRARAELAAHLASRGVRC from the coding sequence ATGGACGACCTCTTGCTGGTCGAGGCGATCCGGTCGGGCGACCCCCAGGCCCCGCGCGAGTTGATCGCGCGGTTCCAGGGGGTGGTGTTCGGCCTCTGCTTCCGGATGCTCAACCATCGGCACGACGCCGAGGACGCGATGCAGGAGACGTTCGTCCGGGCCCTGCGGGGGATCTTCGGATTCGACGCGACGCGGCCGATCCGGCCCTGGCTCCTGGAGATCGCCGCCAACCGTTGCCGCACCGCCCTGGCCTCGCGGGCCCGACGCCCCCCCTCGGCCGAACCATCCTGGATCGTCGATCAGGCCGACCTCCGCTCCGTCCCGCCCGACCCGGACGACCTGGCCGGCGAGTTGGAACTGGCGCTGGGCCGGCTCCGGCCGGAATACCGTCTCGTCTTTGCGCTTTTTCATGAGCAAGGGCTCTCGTATGAGGAGGTCGCGCAGGCCGTCGGCCGACCGATCGGGACCGTGAAGACCTGGCTGCATCGAGCCCGAGCGGAACTCGCCGCCCATCTCGCGAGCCGCGGGGTTCGATGCTGA
- a CDS encoding endonuclease/exonuclease/phosphatase family protein, translating into MRLLSYNIHKGIGGRDRRYRLDRVIEVVEKENPDIICLQEVDRAVRRTRHDDQPRRFIEAFRPAAHLYQLNVKLKEGGYGNLVLSRWPFQSHHQVSLRLQRRKPRGAQMCVVQTPEGPLHLVHWHLGLAEKERHWQADHLMQHALFREASHHPTLIVGDFNDWRNTLGIKGALGRSGFHQVTAPRSRFRSFPAYLPMTALDKAYTRGPVTVRHARIARSRLARDASDHLPLVIDFHLDPAPTT; encoded by the coding sequence ATGAGACTCCTCAGCTATAACATCCACAAGGGAATCGGCGGCCGCGACCGACGCTATCGGCTCGATCGGGTGATCGAGGTCGTCGAGAAAGAGAACCCGGACATCATCTGCCTCCAGGAGGTCGACCGCGCCGTGCGGCGGACCCGCCACGACGACCAGCCCCGGCGGTTCATCGAGGCCTTCCGCCCCGCCGCGCACCTCTACCAGCTCAACGTCAAGCTGAAGGAGGGGGGCTACGGCAACCTCGTGCTCTCGCGCTGGCCCTTCCAGTCGCACCATCAGGTCTCCCTGCGGCTGCAACGCCGCAAGCCTCGTGGCGCCCAGATGTGCGTCGTGCAGACGCCCGAAGGGCCGCTCCACCTCGTCCACTGGCACCTCGGCCTCGCCGAGAAGGAGCGGCACTGGCAGGCCGACCACCTGATGCAACACGCCCTCTTTCGCGAGGCGAGCCACCACCCCACCCTGATCGTCGGCGATTTCAACGACTGGCGCAACACCCTGGGAATCAAGGGGGCGCTCGGCCGCTCCGGCTTCCATCAGGTCACCGCGCCCCGGTCCCGGTTCCGCTCGTTCCCCGCCTACCTCCCCATGACGGCCCTCGACAAGGCCTACACCCGAGGCCCCGTCACCGTCCGACACGCCCGGATCGCCCGCAGCCGACTCGCCCGCGACGCCTCCGACCACCTCCCCCTCGTCATCGACTTCCACCTCGACCCCGCGCCGACGACCTGA
- a CDS encoding sulfatase, producing MDDHATTWDEAARAGRPAAREAFRTALWFGLAAGGIELLLLILRVQVQEGGFFLRSRHFVWMVPASGLMLFTALGTVAAGLAAWRGTHAGVRRAILGLYVFTAFLGWFLLVRGLEAVACGLIALGFAARGAPWLDVRRAGLRRVVGRSLPVLALGLVGLAGASFLRDAHEASGRGVGREAQAGEVRNILLIVLDTVRADRLSLHGYDRPTSPTLERLGAEAAVFEQARAAGAWTLPSHASMFTGRWPGELGVERRGWLDAAAPTLAERSRDAGLATAGFVANPFFCGRESGLARGFQVYADYPITSGEVLRSSSLGWLLARSWLRLGAFLGARSTVGAVRDVDLDFSRKDAATVSREFLGWLDRRGDRPFFAFLNLFDAHDPYLPPPRFEAKFAAGSVPDTPHLLRDWQRVDKSKLTPADAQAARDAYDDCLAALDAQLGDLIEALRERGVLDRTVLILTADHGEQFGEHGEFGHGLSLHDEEIRVPLLIRAPGLAPEGLVVPDAVSLRDLAATAMDLSGLAPHTPPLPGSSLASLWREPRPGPAAISPAFSELRGPVDDRDARPIAEEEDGLPNSWRSVVADGLAYLRRGDGRESLYDLATDPTQTRDRIDDPSLADALQVCRRTLDEQAPNLAPVHQGERDVASRPPAPPSSRP from the coding sequence TTGGACGACCACGCGACGACGTGGGACGAGGCCGCACGCGCCGGGCGACCGGCGGCCCGCGAAGCCTTCCGCACGGCGCTCTGGTTCGGGCTGGCGGCGGGGGGGATCGAACTGCTCCTGCTGATCCTCCGGGTGCAGGTCCAGGAGGGCGGATTCTTCCTGCGCAGCCGACATTTCGTCTGGATGGTGCCGGCCTCCGGCCTGATGCTGTTCACGGCCCTGGGGACCGTTGCGGCGGGGCTCGCCGCATGGCGGGGGACGCACGCCGGGGTTCGTCGCGCGATCCTCGGCCTGTACGTCTTCACGGCGTTCCTGGGCTGGTTCCTGCTTGTCCGGGGCCTGGAGGCGGTCGCCTGCGGGCTGATCGCGCTGGGGTTCGCCGCCCGTGGCGCCCCCTGGCTCGATGTCCGCCGCGCGGGCCTGCGACGGGTCGTCGGCCGGTCCCTCCCGGTCCTCGCGCTCGGCCTGGTCGGGCTGGCGGGGGCGAGCTTCCTGCGCGACGCGCACGAGGCTTCCGGGCGGGGCGTCGGCCGCGAGGCCCAGGCCGGGGAGGTGCGCAACATCCTCCTGATCGTGCTGGACACGGTGCGCGCCGATCGCCTGAGCTTGCATGGATATGATCGCCCCACCTCGCCCACCCTGGAGCGGCTGGGGGCGGAGGCCGCGGTCTTCGAGCAGGCGAGGGCGGCCGGGGCGTGGACCCTGCCGTCGCATGCCTCGATGTTCACGGGGCGATGGCCGGGGGAGCTGGGCGTGGAGCGTCGAGGGTGGCTCGACGCCGCGGCGCCGACCCTGGCGGAGCGTTCCCGAGACGCCGGGCTGGCGACGGCCGGCTTCGTCGCCAATCCCTTCTTCTGCGGCCGCGAGTCGGGCCTGGCGCGGGGGTTCCAGGTCTACGCCGACTATCCGATCACGTCCGGCGAGGTCCTCCGCTCCTCCAGCCTGGGCTGGCTCCTGGCCCGCTCGTGGCTCCGGCTCGGCGCCTTCCTGGGGGCGCGGTCGACCGTCGGCGCGGTGCGGGACGTGGACCTGGACTTCTCGCGCAAGGACGCCGCGACGGTCTCGCGCGAGTTCCTCGGCTGGCTCGACCGCCGGGGCGACCGCCCGTTCTTCGCCTTCCTCAACCTGTTCGACGCCCACGACCCGTACCTGCCGCCGCCGCGGTTCGAGGCGAAGTTCGCCGCCGGGTCGGTCCCGGACACGCCCCATCTGCTCCGCGACTGGCAGCGGGTGGACAAATCGAAGCTGACCCCGGCCGACGCCCAGGCCGCGCGCGACGCCTACGACGACTGCCTCGCCGCGCTCGACGCGCAGCTCGGCGATCTGATCGAGGCCCTCCGCGAGCGGGGCGTCCTCGACCGGACGGTCCTGATCCTGACGGCCGACCACGGCGAGCAATTCGGCGAGCACGGCGAGTTCGGCCACGGGCTGAGCCTGCACGACGAGGAGATCCGCGTCCCCCTCCTGATCCGCGCGCCGGGCCTCGCGCCCGAGGGACTCGTCGTGCCCGACGCCGTCAGCCTCCGCGATCTCGCCGCCACGGCGATGGACCTGTCGGGGCTCGCTCCCCACACGCCCCCCCTTCCCGGCTCCTCGCTCGCCTCGCTCTGGCGCGAGCCCCGGCCCGGTCCGGCCGCGATCTCGCCCGCCTTCTCCGAGCTTCGTGGGCCGGTCGACGATCGCGACGCGCGGCCGATCGCCGAGGAGGAAGACGGCCTGCCGAACTCGTGGCGCAGCGTCGTCGCCGACGGCCTCGCCTATCTCCGCCGCGGCGACGGTCGCGAATCGCTCTACGACCTGGCGACCGACCCGACGCAGACTCGTGACCGCATCGACGATCCGAGCCTGGCCGACGCCTTGCAGGTCTGCCGTCGAACGCTGGACGAGCAGGCCCCGAACCTCGCGCCGGTCCATCAAGGCGAGCGGGACGTCGCGAGCCGTCCCCCCGCCCCGCCGTCGTCGAGGCCCTGA
- a CDS encoding MFS transporter, which produces MNGDDTTIATSPPPPTPKTEAPLSWRTWAVCGLMLLATALNYMDRQALAQQASDVQAELHLTNEDYGNLEFWFGIAFATGGVATGFLVDWLSLRWLYPAILLAWSAVGFLTGSATSYQELLVYRVLLGFFEAGQWPCALAASQRLLSRSNRALGNSVLQSGASLGAIATPLIVLLLNSGGMGGWRTPFRVIGALGVVWVVAWMILIRPRDLATPDVDPASDEAGDASATEGAGGTAVRRIAVLIVVVIAINLCWQYFRAWMPKMLEEEHGYGKQAVQFFSSAYYVAAGIGCLAAGILSRRLATGRVSVHAARMATFAVCIGLTALSCLAAYLPASGLLLGLLLAVGFGSLGQFPMYYAFTQEISVRYMGRVTGLLSFTAWIAVGRMQKDIGRWIDRTGSYAAPTCLAGLVPVVALVAMLLFWHPPRRRDEPTPRP; this is translated from the coding sequence ATGAACGGCGACGACACGACTATCGCAACCTCGCCCCCGCCCCCGACGCCGAAGACCGAGGCTCCGCTCTCCTGGCGGACCTGGGCCGTGTGCGGCCTGATGCTGCTGGCGACGGCGCTCAACTACATGGACCGCCAGGCCCTGGCGCAGCAGGCGAGCGACGTCCAGGCCGAGCTCCACCTGACCAACGAGGACTACGGGAACCTGGAATTCTGGTTCGGGATCGCCTTCGCCACGGGCGGGGTGGCGACCGGGTTCCTGGTCGACTGGCTCAGCCTGCGCTGGCTGTATCCGGCCATCCTGCTGGCGTGGTCGGCGGTCGGCTTCCTGACCGGATCCGCCACGTCGTATCAAGAATTGCTCGTATATCGCGTCCTCCTCGGATTCTTCGAGGCGGGCCAGTGGCCGTGCGCGCTGGCGGCCTCGCAGCGGCTCCTCTCGCGGAGCAACCGGGCGCTGGGGAACAGCGTGTTGCAGAGCGGGGCGTCGCTGGGGGCCATCGCGACGCCGCTCATCGTGCTGCTGCTGAACTCCGGCGGGATGGGGGGCTGGCGGACCCCTTTCCGCGTGATCGGCGCGCTGGGGGTCGTGTGGGTCGTCGCCTGGATGATCCTGATCCGCCCCCGAGACCTGGCGACGCCCGACGTCGATCCCGCATCCGACGAGGCCGGCGACGCGTCCGCGACGGAGGGCGCGGGGGGGACGGCGGTCCGCCGCATCGCCGTGCTGATCGTGGTGGTCATCGCCATCAACCTCTGCTGGCAATACTTCCGCGCCTGGATGCCGAAGATGCTGGAGGAGGAGCACGGCTACGGGAAGCAGGCGGTCCAGTTCTTCTCGTCCGCCTACTACGTCGCGGCGGGGATCGGCTGCCTGGCGGCGGGGATCCTCTCGCGAAGGCTGGCGACGGGGCGGGTGTCGGTCCACGCCGCGCGGATGGCGACTTTCGCCGTCTGCATCGGGCTGACCGCGCTGAGCTGCCTGGCGGCCTATCTGCCGGCGTCCGGGCTCCTGCTCGGCCTGTTGCTGGCGGTCGGCTTCGGTTCTCTGGGCCAGTTCCCGATGTATTACGCGTTCACCCAGGAGATCTCGGTGCGGTACATGGGGCGGGTCACGGGGCTCTTAAGCTTCACCGCCTGGATCGCCGTGGGACGGATGCAGAAGGACATCGGTCGATGGATCGACCGCACCGGCTCCTACGCCGCCCCTACCTGTCTCGCCGGGCTCGTCCCGGTCGTCGCCCTGGTGGCGATGCTCCTCTTCTGGCACCCCCCCCGCCGTCGAGATGAGCCGACGCCCCGGCCCTGA
- a CDS encoding creatininase family protein, translating into MRLQDLKWPEVDGLSRDLPIVAPIAAVEQHGHHLPVFTDSMLLGEVVRRASEALGDRVVWAPLLWLGNSHHHMDFPGTLSAEPRTYLDLLGGLIENFLAHGFRRIVFLNGHGGNMVPSSQAIFEARQRHRERKDLLLLSATYWASGPQPPDLGPGFVQDHMEHACEWETSMILRLAPHLVGPTKDLPHVSGADGFAPAAHGWTTKDRSESGHIGDPRHASAEKGETLFRRFSTDVVAFLDKVIAWDGRSWSGNEGSA; encoded by the coding sequence ATGCGACTCCAGGATCTGAAATGGCCGGAGGTGGACGGGCTCTCGCGAGACCTGCCGATCGTCGCGCCGATCGCGGCCGTCGAGCAGCACGGGCATCACCTGCCCGTGTTCACCGACAGTATGCTCCTCGGCGAGGTCGTCCGGCGCGCGTCGGAGGCCCTGGGCGACCGGGTCGTCTGGGCCCCCCTGCTCTGGCTCGGGAACTCGCATCATCATATGGACTTCCCCGGGACCCTCTCGGCGGAGCCCCGGACGTATCTCGACCTTCTGGGCGGGCTGATCGAGAACTTCCTCGCCCACGGCTTCCGCCGGATCGTCTTCCTGAACGGCCACGGCGGCAACATGGTGCCGTCGAGCCAGGCGATCTTCGAGGCCCGCCAGCGGCACCGCGAACGCAAGGATCTGCTGCTTCTCTCGGCCACCTACTGGGCCTCCGGGCCGCAACCGCCGGACCTCGGGCCGGGGTTCGTCCAGGACCACATGGAACACGCCTGCGAGTGGGAGACGTCGATGATCCTCCGGCTCGCCCCCCACCTCGTCGGGCCGACCAAGGACCTGCCGCACGTCTCCGGGGCCGACGGCTTCGCCCCCGCCGCGCACGGCTGGACCACCAAGGACCGGAGCGAGTCGGGGCACATCGGCGATCCCCGCCACGCCTCGGCCGAGAAGGGCGAGACCCTCTTCCGGCGCTTCTCAACCGACGTCGTCGCATTTCTGGACAAGGTCATCGCCTGGGACGGCCGCTCCTGGAGCGGGAACGAGGGCTCCGCATGA
- a CDS encoding sugar phosphate isomerase/epimerase family protein produces the protein MKPCISQATTMNASLEADFKAYGRGGWTRVELWMTKVEEYLRDHTPADLLKLLEENGLTAAAAAGQGGLLLSRGAERGVHWDLFRRRLALLQELRVPVLVVAVDFNRTLTDDDYPLAAASLAEAGELAGKHGVKLALEFQKGAAFCASLDTTLALISQCRSPHVGVCLDLFHYYTGPSKFEDLAYLNLENLAWVQICDLGGTPRELAGDADRILPGEGDFLIAPILDHLGAIGYDGPVSLEVLNPSLWASPVDRVADFGHQATTRVLGRWNDEAGPDAAADAGRGGR, from the coding sequence ATGAAGCCTTGCATCAGCCAAGCCACGACGATGAACGCCTCGCTCGAGGCCGACTTCAAGGCCTACGGCCGAGGGGGCTGGACCCGGGTCGAGCTCTGGATGACCAAGGTCGAGGAGTACCTCCGCGACCACACGCCGGCCGACCTCCTCAAGCTGCTTGAGGAGAACGGCCTGACGGCCGCCGCCGCCGCCGGCCAGGGGGGGCTCCTGCTCTCTCGCGGAGCCGAGCGGGGCGTCCACTGGGACCTCTTCCGCCGCCGCCTGGCCCTGCTCCAGGAGCTTCGGGTCCCCGTGCTGGTCGTCGCAGTCGACTTCAACCGGACCCTGACCGACGACGACTACCCGCTGGCCGCCGCCTCGCTCGCCGAGGCCGGCGAGCTGGCCGGGAAGCACGGCGTGAAGCTGGCGCTCGAATTCCAGAAGGGCGCCGCCTTCTGCGCCAGCCTGGACACGACCCTCGCCCTGATCTCCCAGTGCCGCTCCCCCCACGTCGGGGTCTGCCTGGACCTGTTCCACTACTACACCGGGCCCAGCAAGTTCGAGGACCTCGCCTACCTGAACCTCGAGAACCTCGCCTGGGTGCAGATCTGCGACCTGGGAGGGACCCCCCGCGAGCTGGCCGGCGACGCCGACCGCATCCTCCCCGGCGAGGGCGACTTCCTGATCGCCCCGATCCTCGACCACCTGGGGGCGATCGGCTACGACGGCCCGGTGTCGCTGGAGGTCCTCAACCCGTCGCTCTGGGCCTCCCCCGTCGACCGGGTCGCCGACTTCGGGCATCAGGCGACGACCCGCGTCCTGGGGCGCTGGAACGACGAGGCCGGACCCGACGCCGCCGCCGACGCGGGGCGGGGAGGGCGTTGA